A region of the Lentimicrobium sp. L6 genome:
TAAGTCAAAAAGAAAAGGAACTCAAAAGCCTTAAAGATGAATATGCCACCATGATCATGTATTCACAAAAAAATCTGAATCAATATGATCGCATGATGTTTGTATTTGCATCAAAAGATTTTAATCAGGCCTTTAAAAGGGTGAAATACTTTGAACAATATAGTTCCTACAGAAAAAAACAAGTCCAAATAATTGAGCAAAAACAAGACAGCCTCCACACTTCCATTACTAAGCTCAGCCATTTAAAAGAAGAAAAAGAAAGTCTTAGAAAAAAAGAGGAGGACGAGATTACTAAAATCAATAAGAAGAAGATAACGCAAGAGCGAGGGTTGAGAGACTTAAAGGGTCAGGAGAAAAAACTACAAAAGGACTTAAAGAAAAAGAACAGTCAAAAAAATAAACTGAAAAAGGAAATTGAAAAGATTTTAGCTGCGGAAGCCAAAAAAGCTAAAGAATTCAATATGACTCCCGATCAAATACAACTGTCAAAAAACTTTGATGATAACAAAGGTAAACTTCCTTGGCCTGTTGCCAAAGGAGTAGTATATAGTAGTTTTGGAGAACATGCCCATCCTGTTTTAAAAGGAATCAAGATCAGAAACGATGGTATCGATATCGTCACCAATGAAAATAGTAATGCCAGATCCGTATTTGATGGAGAGGTTAGAAGTATTATTTCGGTACCTGGCTCCGCTAACTTCGCTGTTTTGGTAAAGCATGGTCAATTTTTCTCTCTCTATTCTAATCTAGAGGAAGTATATGTAAAACCAGGCGATCAACTCAAAGTGAAACAAAATATTGGCAAAATCGCCAAAGACCCTGAAGATAAAACCACTAAATTGCAATTCCAAATCTGGAAAAGCACTAGCAAATTAAATCCAGTTCACTGGTTGGCAAAATAGGGCAAATTGAAGAATGAATACAATGAACCAAAAATATCAAAGCATTTAATATGAATATCCAGAATGACCAAAGAATAGTACTGAGCCTCGATGCAGGCGGAACCAATTTAGTATTCTCTGCAATGAAAGCTGGCCAAATGTTGGGAGAAGAAATAATTCTTCCTGCCAAAGTTGATAGCTTAGAAGCTTTTTTAGAAAAACTAACCCATGGTTTTGAACAAGTAAAACAACAAGCCGGAGGAGCCAATGCCATCAGCTTTGCCTTCCCTGGTCCTGCTGATTATCCCAATGGTATCATTGGCGATTTGGAAAACCTTCCAGTATTTAGAGGTGGCATTGCCCTAGGTCCATTTTTGGAGAAGAAATTTAATATCCCTGTATTTATCAATAATGATGGTGACCTCTTTACCCTTGGCGAAGCATTGGGCGGATTACTACCTATGATCAACCAAGAATTAGAGAAAGCAGGAAACCCCAAACAATACAAGCAACTCATTGGGGCCACTTTTGGTACCGGTTTTGGAGGCGGATTGGTCATCAACCAACAACTTATTATCGGTGACAATAGTGCAGGTGGCGAAATCAATAGAATGGGAAATATTCTCTACCCCCAATTCACTTCAGAAGAAAGCGTGAGCATTAGAGGAATAAAAAGAGTTTATGCAAGAGAATGTAATATAACTATTGACCAATGTCCTGAGCCCTTCCAAATCTTTAAAATAGCCAAAGGCCAAGAGGAGGGTCATCAAAAAGCAGCCATACTCAGTTTTAAAGAATTGGCCATAGTAGCAGCTGATGCATTAGCCAATACCATCACCATGTTTGACGCTCCAGTGGTTATCGGGGGCGGACTCAGTGGTGCCCACGAACTTATCTTACCTACTTTGGTAGAAGAGTTGAACAAGAAATTCGAGACCCCTAGTGGCGGACAAGTACAACGCATGGAAGTATTTGCCTATAACTGGCATCATACAGATTGCAAAGCCAACTTCTTAAAAAATAGCGGACAAAAAGTACTCATTCCTGGTAGTTCAGAAGAAATCAACTACGATCCTATTAAAAAGATATGTGTAGGAGCCAATGTATTGGGCACAGGTGGTGCTGTAGCATTAGGCGCTTATGCTTTTGCTATATTAAAATTGAATGAAATAAAATATTAAATCAGGCCTACGGTTGAGCTATATTTTATTTAATTTTACGTTTCAAATCAATTAATATCTGTTATGAAACGATTCTTATTATTTTCTAGTCTTATCCTCCTCCTTTTTTCATGCAACGAAAAAGAAGAAGTATCTCATATAGATCAAGCTTTAGTTCCAGGTGTTACACAATTTGAAGGAAGGCGTGATCATACAGGAATACACCTCACTTGGTCTTATGCCTATGCTTCAAGTCTCAACTACTTCATTCTATACTATTCACCTGGAGGCGAAGACACTGATACCATCTCTGCATTTGAAAGTAACTACACAGTACATCAAGTTCAAAGTGACACCAATTATATATTCCATTTAAAAGCTATAGATAAAATGGGAAATTCTTCTGAGCGAGCCGTTTTGAGGATGTCTACTTATTAACTGAATTCGTAAATTAATTAAAGCCTTTGTGGTATTTAGTGCGATGGGGGCGTGGGGGCGTGGTTGCGATGGGTGCGTGGGTACGTGGTGGCGTGGTTGCGTGGTGGCGGTAATCAGCATAGGAATGCTATTCCGCGCTAGCGGGTAGATGCT
Encoded here:
- a CDS encoding murein hydrolase activator EnvC — its product is MMIINTYKTYLKKLTRISLILFLIIITFSTGFSQSKKKINSQIHLLEKEISYTNELLKETQKSKDVSLVQLKLLDQQIKKQERLLKNLRQEVQLVDQQINDKQLLVSQKEKELKSLKDEYATMIMYSQKNLNQYDRMMFVFASKDFNQAFKRVKYFEQYSSYRKKQVQIIEQKQDSLHTSITKLSHLKEEKESLRKKEEDEITKINKKKITQERGLRDLKGQEKKLQKDLKKKNSQKNKLKKEIEKILAAEAKKAKEFNMTPDQIQLSKNFDDNKGKLPWPVAKGVVYSSFGEHAHPVLKGIKIRNDGIDIVTNENSNARSVFDGEVRSIISVPGSANFAVLVKHGQFFSLYSNLEEVYVKPGDQLKVKQNIGKIAKDPEDKTTKLQFQIWKSTSKLNPVHWLAK
- a CDS encoding ROK family protein, producing the protein MNIQNDQRIVLSLDAGGTNLVFSAMKAGQMLGEEIILPAKVDSLEAFLEKLTHGFEQVKQQAGGANAISFAFPGPADYPNGIIGDLENLPVFRGGIALGPFLEKKFNIPVFINNDGDLFTLGEALGGLLPMINQELEKAGNPKQYKQLIGATFGTGFGGGLVINQQLIIGDNSAGGEINRMGNILYPQFTSEESVSIRGIKRVYARECNITIDQCPEPFQIFKIAKGQEEGHQKAAILSFKELAIVAADALANTITMFDAPVVIGGGLSGAHELILPTLVEELNKKFETPSGGQVQRMEVFAYNWHHTDCKANFLKNSGQKVLIPGSSEEINYDPIKKICVGANVLGTGGAVALGAYAFAILKLNEIKY
- a CDS encoding fibronectin type III domain-containing protein, which codes for MKRFLLFSSLILLLFSCNEKEEVSHIDQALVPGVTQFEGRRDHTGIHLTWSYAYASSLNYFILYYSPGGEDTDTISAFESNYTVHQVQSDTNYIFHLKAIDKMGNSSERAVLRMSTY